The Eschrichtius robustus isolate mEscRob2 chromosome 16, mEscRob2.pri, whole genome shotgun sequence DNA segment TGAAGCTCAAAGGCAATCTGTGGTCCATCCAGGTCAGCCTTCTGGcgaacagagcaggaggaaggaagggagtgaaTCTGGAGGTGTGAATAGAAGATACTGAGGCCCGGCGGGGCAAAGTGGCAGGAACCTCTTAAAGGGCGAGAGTGGCGGAGGGCGACAacgcggcccggcccggcccagcCAGGTCTCCGCCCCATCCGGCCCAGAGAAGAGTTTAGTGGCTGAGGCTGAAAATCCacagcagcaacaacagaaaGAAGAGGGTGAGGGAGCCACAAACTCGGGTCAACTGGAAACTCAGCTGGAAGAGGCTTCTCAAGCAGCAGCCGAGGGAGATAATCAGTGTGAGCAGAAGCTGAAAACATCTAAGGGAGACACTCCAACACATGAAGATTGGACCAAGAACAAGGAGCGGACATCAGAAAACAGCGGCCTGTCACGGCTGTTCTCCTCATTTCTCAAAAGGCCTAAATCTCAGGTCTCTGAGGAAGAAGGCAAAGAAGTAGAGTCAGCGAAAGAGAAAGGTGAAGGTCATAAAGAGATAGAGTTTGGAGCCAGTCTTGACGAAGAGATCATTTTAAAGGCCCCAATTGCAGCTCCTGAGCCTGAGCTCAAAACAGACCCATCCTTGGATCTTCACTCATTAAGCAGTGCAGAAACACAGCCTGCTCAGGAAGAACACAGAGAAGATCCCGATTTTCAgactgaggaaggaggaggactTGAAGACTGCTCTAAAAtagaagtaaaagaagaaagtcctgaatcaatagcagaaagagaATTAAAAGCTTCCCAGAAATCAatcagaagacacagaaacatgcATTGCAAGGTTTCTTTGTTGGATGACACAGTTTATGAATGTGTTGTGGAGAAACATGCTAAGGGACAAGATTTACTTAAACGAGTATGTGGACAcctcaatcttttggaagaagaCTACTTTGGTCTAGCCATTTGGGATAATGCAACCTCTAAGACATGGCTGGTTtctgccaaagaaataaaaaagcaggTTCGTGGTGTCCCTTGGAATTTCACATTTAGTGTAAAGTTTTATCCACCTGACCCAGCACAGTTAACAGAAGATATAACAAGGTATTATTTATGTCTTCAACTTCGGCAGGACATAGTTGCAGGACGTCTGCCCTGTTCATTTGCAACCTTAGCATTATTAGGTTCTTATACCATCCAGTCTGAGCTGGGAGACTATGACCCAGAACTCCATGGTGCAGATTATGTTAGTGATTTTAAACTGGCCCCAAATCAGACCAAGGAACTTGAAGAGAAGGTCATGGAACTGCATAAGTCATACAGGTCCATGACTCCAGCTCAGGCTGACCTGGAATTTCTTGAGAATGCCAAAAAGTTGTCTATGTATGGTGTTGACCTTCATAAAGCAAAGGACTTGGAGGGAGTGGATATCATCCTAGGTGTCTGCTCTAGTGGCCTTCTGGTTTACAAAGATAAGCTGAGAATTAACCGCTTTCCTTGGCCCAAAGTGCTGAAGATTTCTTACAAACGTAGCAGCTTTTTCATTAAGATTCGGCCTGGAGAGCAAGAACAGTATGAAAGTACCATCGGATTCAAACTTCCCAGTTACCGAGCAGCTAAGAAATTATGGAAAGTCTGTGTAGAGCATCACACATTTTTCAGACTGACATCTACAGACACCATTCCTAAAAGCAAATTTCTTGCCCTGGGATCCAAATTTCGATACAGTGGCCGAACTCAGGCTCAGACCAGGCAAGCTAGTGCTCTGATTGACAGGCCTGCCCCACACTTTGAGCGTACAGCAAGCAAACGGGCATCCCGAAGCCTTGATGGAGCTGCAGCCGTTGATTCAGCAGACCGAAGTCCTCGGCCCACCTCTGCACCAGCCATTGCTCAGAGTCAGGCCGCAGAAGACAGCGTCCCAGGTGCACCTGTTAAAAAAGCCGTGGTTTCCGAAGCGCCAAAGGAAACAGTGCAGGTTGAAGTGAAAAGGGAAGAAGTGCCACCTGAGCAGCCTGAGCCAGAGCTCACAGAAGtgtggaagaaaaagagagagagactagaTGGTGAAAACATTTATATCAGACATAGCAATTTAATGTTGGAGGATTTAGACAGAAGTCAAGAAGAGATCAAAAAACATCATGCCAGCATCAGTGAGCTGAAAAAGAACTTCATGGAATCTGTACCAGAACCACGGCCTAGTGAATGGGATAAACGCTTATCCACTCACTCTCCCTTTCGAACACTTAACATCAATGGGCAAATCCCTACaggagaaagaaatataaatggcatTCGCACAGAGGAGGTGGCTGCCATGACCAAGGGGCCATTTACCAACCCTGACTCTGAATGGGAGGGCCCCAAGCATTCAGTAATTCCTAGTAAGAGCCAAATGACTACCCCGTTGGAGTCTCCACAAAACTTTGACTTTGGCTCCCTCTCCATAAGCAGCAAGGAGACAGAAGAGAAGGAGCAGGGGGCAACTGGCTATCTTGATATTAAGGAAATGTCGAGAGGTCCAAGTGGGGAATGTGTAGGAGTGGAGGAACAGGCCAGTGCCTTAAAGTCCTCAATATCACCAGCTTCCTCTCAGCTGCAACTTGCTGGAATAAAAGCAGAGAGTAGTGAAGAACATGTTATACCAGGAGAGCCTGTTGGAGAGCAAAATGGATCATTTCTTGACTCTCGTGTGGGTAACCAGTTCCCCACCCTCATTCGAAGTTTCCAGCCTCCCCTGGTGAAGACTCAGACCGTCACCATCTCAGACACTGCCAATGCTGTGAAAAGTGAAATTCCAACCAAAGACGTCCCTATAGTCCACACCGAGACCAAGACCATCACTTATGAGGCTGCCCAGACTGACGACAGCAACGGGGACTTGGACCCAGGAGTCTTGCTGACAGCTCAGACCGTCACATCTGAGACCACCAGCAGCACCACCACAACTCAAATTACCAAGACTGTAAAAGGTGGGATTTCAGAGACCCGGATTGAAAAGAGAATTGTGATCACAGGAGATGCCGATATTGACCATGATCAGGTCCTCGTACAGGCCATCAAGGAGGCAAAGGAGCAACACCCAGACATGTCAGTGACCAAGGTGGTCGTCCATCAGGAAACCGAAATCTCTGAGGAGTGAGCTCAGGAACTGTcctaccctcccccctcccccgactCCCTGCCCATCTCCCATCCCAGAGAAAACCAGCAGAATGACAAAGAAGCTAACCTGCAATCGTCAGACTTCAGACTTTTAAGATGATTGATTCTAAACCACCAGAAAAgcaatttcattttctatttggaGTTTATACCAAAAAAGTCTTCTAGATATCACTGATCCTTTTGAATACATTTTTCTATATtgtgataccaaaaaaaaaaaaaaaaaaaaaagaagatactgaGCATAGATTCCGCCCCCCCTCCTCCAAAGCCAGGACCTTTGATCACCTTGGACTCATCCATCACCAAACAGGTTATACTAGAGTCTGAGGCTTGGGACTCATAAAAAGGGCTGTCCTCACCATCTCTTCTCAATCTGAGGTCCGCCATGCATAGAAGGGCTTAGGATATATTGCTGTGTTCTGGGACTTATTAAGGAAAAGTTTTATaatctgaataaaataaaagcatattatAATTTACTTTATTGCCAAGTACTGCCACATCATTCCAATAAGTCAACTCTGAAGATTTCCATTACCTTTCATCTTCAAGTCATGTGAACAATACTAAAGTTTGAGAGACCGCTCAAAGAAAGGTAATTCTTTCTCTTTGGGGCTAGTTTTGGCAATGATCTTCAAAAGTAATATTGTATTATCAGGTTCCTTCCACTGAAAAGGCAGAATCAGTCACTGACAGAGCCCCTagttaccaaaaaaaaccccaaaaacaaaaaatcccctATCTGTGCCACCCCCTGCTCCCAGCTCCAAAGTCCCCTTCATGGTGAAGGAGGCTCACTTTCATCCTTTTGGAAGGTGACAGCCTGCACTTCTTCCCACCTggggaaatgtaaaaataaagaaactcaACTTGTTCTGGAGAGAAGCTGTCAGCCATAGGAACCCCTCTCCTGTAGCATGCTGCCCAACATTATTGGGAAGTTATCTAAAGTGTCAGAGAAAACATTATTGATTTTTTAGTCTGTTTTGTCAACTAGTCAATAAACCTTGCTTTTTCCtagattttctttcttatagCTCCCTGCCTCTCAGCTCTTTGGAGCTTCtgtcttcttccccttctcctgtttctctctgtgcatctccctctctttctctctctccctctctcccctcatcccccagtcttcctgtcttctctctctttccctttatttcttcacTGTTTTCCTTGCAGTGCCAACAAGCAGTTGAAAAACTTCTCATTATTTCAAACTTAGCTAATCTCAGATCCTTGATAATGTATCCACGTggattttttattgagatacattgatttttgtattggagtgtagttaattcaagtgtacagcaaagtgattcagttatacatatatatatatatatattctttttcagattttttccattatatgttattacaagatattcgatatagttccctatgctatatagtaggtccttgaggtttatctcttttatgtatagtagtgtgtatctgttaatcccaaactcctaatttatctctctcccaccccctgctatcctctttggtaatcataagtttattttctatgtctgtgagtctatttctgttttgtaaataagttcatgtgaGAGATACATTAAGATTGATTTTTACGGAACAAACTAGCTTTGAGGCTGGTAGAGATGTTATGTAGAGTCATGGCTCACCATGCTTGTGTGTTTCCCAAAGCAGTGGAAATTTGCTGTTCCTTACAAATCTCCCTTGTTTAAATGGTTGTAAAAAAGAAGCCATTAGAAGATTTCATCACTATGTTTAAAACTTCTTCCTAAAACCAGAAAGGGTTCTGAGATCACACTTACATAGCACTCACTTTGTGCCAGACACCGTTCTCGATGTTTTACCTGTAAAATTCTTACAACATCTCTATGCAGTAGAgtctattattatcaccattttataaatgaggaaactgaggcactgagattTTCTTCAGTTCCCCTGTTTGTTAAGGAAGGCCTGACCATAAATTGTCTCAGATAAATACTTGATCATCAGCTATTTAGTTTCCACAGAAGAGAGTCCACTGACAGAAGATGCCTGTAACAATAACAGTGCCTGTCATGAGTGTCTCGTAGGTGTGTTGGCCACACACCCGATGTGCCTGGCCTGTGGAATGCCAACTGGCACAGGGGTAACACAGCCCTTTGTTCTCCCAAGACCAACCAACTCAATACACCATCTCTTGCATCTTCAATTTATCTCTTTCCTAGCTTTTCCTCCTTAGTCCTACAAATGTGCTCAGGTCTCTAATcacactttctctcttttttctccctactCTCTCATCCCAATGTGATCACCGTGTACGGGTCAGGGTGAGCTTTGCTTTGctgcagaaacaaaacaaaataatctgTGGCTTTATAAAAACAAAGGTTCCTTCTGGCTCAGGCTACACGCCCATCAGGGTCATCTGGGGCTCTGCTCAGCCtagtcgttcaggggctgaggcTGATGGAGGCTCCATCTTAATAAACGCTTTAGCCATTACTGTGGCctggggagggagatgggaatGACCAGACTCTCCCTTTTCTCCTGCCTCTAAGccgtttttaagtatacagttcaatagTTAATTCACGTGTTAAGTATATATCCATATGATTCTTAAAGAGTAAAATGTTAGTagtgatttctctttctctcatgttTCAGGTTCAAAGGACACAATCCAGGTTGAAAATTTGTTACTTTCTTAAGCCAAGGATTCAGAAAAATGTCAAGGTCCTAGTATTTCTGTGCATTTTCTCTTTAGTCATGTAATGGAGTTTACTATCAGTGATGTGTGAACCAAGGAAAGCTAAGTGTGAATCATTTTATTCACATTGTAGTTTTtactacatatttatatataaatatatacatattttataaatacatttttatatgtaaatatatataataggaAATTTGCTATTTAGAATTTCAACTGTCTTCTAAAGAAGATGGTGGGAAATGGAAGAGCTTTTATTTTCCGGGGTGACTTCATCAGTTTTGGAATTAAGATCTGCAGCTGACAGATGATGTGTTcaatttctctcctctctccctttctctttctcttctttatcctttcttctctcccattCACAAATACATATTGAGATTTTAGCATGTAAAAACTGAGTTCTTACGTGTGTTGGGAATAAAACAATGAACCAGGCAAACAGGGATCTTAGAAAACCTGCATTCCTAGTGGGGGAAGGAAAGGACATGAATAAGTTTAAAAAGCAAGAGAATACCTGAtaggaaggagaaaataaaataggataaTGGGACAGAGAGTGACCAACTGGCTATGTTAGACTTAGTGACAAAGTAGGATTTCTCCAAGGAGCTACCACTTGAGCCAAGACCTAACGAAAAAAGGATCCAGGAAGAACAGCATTTTAAGGGATGGATGGAAGAGAGGAGATGGTGGGGATGACTTTGATGCagttggagaagagagagaagaccaGAATATCTGGAGCGAGGGGAGTAAGTGGGGGTGGTGGCAACCCAAGGGGACCCTTGCTCCCGTGTTTTGGAAATGATGTTTGTGCAAAGGGTTGAAACTAAGACCACTGATATTCCTCCCTGAAATCCTCTGAAACCAACAAATCCACCCTGAAAAGGAGAAAGCAATTACGGGACTGGCTATTTCCTTTGGTGGCCTCTTCTCAAACACTTTTCTCAGACTGTATGCTGAAGTTGAAGATGTACTCATTTGATTCATCCTTATGGAACTCGGACGTGAGAGTTTATAATATTGCAGGGGAGGCCTGAGGGGGGATTACCTCTCCTCTGATAATGGTCTTGAGCATCATTTTTTGAGTCCAAACTGGAAATCTTGATTCAATAAATACAAATGTATTCACAGGAATAAGAGAACACTGGAATCTAGACCATCTTGGGGGCTCCAGTATAAGTGGTCACTGTATTTAAAAATGAGCACTTGTTCAAATGCTcttaaaatggtattttattaAAGTGTTTCCCTCTTATTACAAAAGAAACATGCTTATGTGTAGCCTAAAGCAAAAAATGATAAGAAATACCCAGCCCATTCCATCTAAAGATAACCAGTACTAACTTCTTTGTATACTGCCTCTCCAACACATTCTGTATTTtcgttttttattattaattaattagttaattaattaatttatttatttttggctgtgttgggtcttcgctgatgcgcacgggctttctcaagttgcggcgagcggggactactcttcgttgcagtacgggggcttct contains these protein-coding regions:
- the LOC137750415 gene encoding protein 4.1-like, which codes for MANVPQRAVDANVGKKFADPCSIIAVIVKVLDSSTHIFYQDMNKDYWASNVVYSLELCLVSVEAFKEGLREKGDPRSTFLVAKAAGLEPAGLTIPFGPAGQSGRNLLKGESGGGRQRGPARPSQVSAPSGPEKSLVAEAENPQQQQQKEEGEGATNSGQLETQLEEASQAAAEGDNQCEQKLKTSKGDTPTHEDWTKNKERTSENSGLSRLFSSFLKRPKSQVSEEEGKEVESAKEKGEGHKEIEFGASLDEEIILKAPIAAPEPELKTDPSLDLHSLSSAETQPAQEEHREDPDFQTEEGGGLEDCSKIEVKEESPESIAERELKASQKSIRRHRNMHCKVSLLDDTVYECVVEKHAKGQDLLKRVCGHLNLLEEDYFGLAIWDNATSKTWLVSAKEIKKQVRGVPWNFTFSVKFYPPDPAQLTEDITRYYLCLQLRQDIVAGRLPCSFATLALLGSYTIQSELGDYDPELHGADYVSDFKLAPNQTKELEEKVMELHKSYRSMTPAQADLEFLENAKKLSMYGVDLHKAKDLEGVDIILGVCSSGLLVYKDKLRINRFPWPKVLKISYKRSSFFIKIRPGEQEQYESTIGFKLPSYRAAKKLWKVCVEHHTFFRLTSTDTIPKSKFLALGSKFRYSGRTQAQTRQASALIDRPAPHFERTASKRASRSLDGAAAVDSADRSPRPTSAPAIAQSQAAEDSVPGAPVKKAVVSEAPKETVQVEVKREEVPPEQPEPELTEVWKKKRERLDGENIYIRHSNLMLEDLDRSQEEIKKHHASISELKKNFMESVPEPRPSEWDKRLSTHSPFRTLNINGQIPTGERNINGIRTEEVAAMTKGPFTNPDSEWEGPKHSVIPSKSQMTTPLESPQNFDFGSLSISSKETEEKEQGATGYLDIKEMSRGPSGECVGVEEQASALKSSISPASSQLQLAGIKAESSEEHVIPGEPVGEQNGSFLDSRVGNQFPTLIRSFQPPLVKTQTVTISDTANAVKSEIPTKDVPIVHTETKTITYEAAQTDDSNGDLDPGVLLTAQTVTSETTSSTTTTQITKTVKGGISETRIEKRIVITGDADIDHDQVLVQAIKEAKEQHPDMSVTKVVVHQETEISEE